The Nicotiana tomentosiformis chromosome 2, ASM39032v3, whole genome shotgun sequence genome includes the window ATTCACATTCACTTAATGGCGGGGCAGAGATATACAGCAGTATGTAACCCAAAAGCAGTTTAATTACACGACCTGGTAAAACCACAAAAGTCAGATCATCCAGAAAATTCAAGCGAACTTGGGTTTCGGCATTGGCATTGATGAGGCAATTTGATGTAACGAAGCATTTTGATGTACGGGACCAAGCTTTTGGATCCAATGATGAAGCCCTTTCTTGTGATCTTGCAACATTGACTTTTGCACAAGATTCAGAGTTCCGTCATGAGCAACTGATGACTCGAACTGCTCCAGTACCTTCACAATCTGCCAAAACTCAGGCCTCTTTTCTGGCTGCAGAGCCCAACACAGTTCAATTAAAGCTTTCATGGCTGGAGGGCAATCCCCAGGAATAGGTGGTCGCATATTCTGAAGGCCAAAAAAGACAAGTACTTTTAGGATTACATATATCCCTAATTCGCAGGAATATGAAAAAGCATCAAAGGAGAAGAAGATTTTTGCTGGGAGGGGTGGAGGATGCCCGAGGGGCATGTGGGTTGCTATTACGTCAAAATGCTCAGCCATGCAGAGGTCAAAGTTATTTGCGCCAACAAGTTCTTTGGGAAGGAAATAAAGCATTAAGTGAATGATACTTTACCATTCAATGATAATTGATTATAAAGTTCAAAATAACACAATATTACAAGAGTGCCAGAAGTAGATGAATAAGAAAACACCGAAATTTGGAGCGTACCTTGTTTACGACAGCAAAAGCAGCCTGTACTGGTGTCATATCTTCATAAGGAATGGTTCCAGCCACCATTTCCCATAGAATGAGTCCAAAGCCATACACATCAACCTTCCGGCCATATGATTTTCTCTTAATCATCTCTGGTGCCATCCAACGGTAAGTACCTGGATCATCAGCCAGGAGATCACAGTATGCCTCCTCACAAGCAATTCCAAAATCAGCAATTTTCAGGTGAAATTCCTCACTGATAAGTATATTCTCTGGTTTGAGGTCCCGATGAATAATGTCTTGTGAGTGAATATATTCCATTCCACGAGCAATATCCATGGAAAGTGCTATCAATTTGCCCAAGATTAGGGATTTATGCTCAAGCTTATGCAGGTACGCTCTCAAAGAACCCTCCGATAGATACTCAGTAACAACACAAAAGACTGGTGGTTGTTTGCATGCACCTACGAACTGCAAGGGGTCATATGAACCAAATCACAAAGACGTTTTATAAGGAAAACAAGTTAGCACAATTGCTCTATTTTCTAAAAATGGAGACTATAGTTAGAGGCAAATGACGGAATGAAATTTTTTAGGCAAGATAATCAGACACAGTTAAATAGATGCAACAGCAGAGTTGCATATACTTAAATGAAATGAACCAGATAAGAAATTTAACTCTATTTTACTACCTTTACAACATTTGGATGGTGGAGACGAGACAAGAGAGTAACTTCTCTAATAAACTGATTCTCCAATCGAGTTGCTAAAGCTCCAATTTCGTCATTATCTGGTATTCTAATAATTTTCACCGCGACAGCTTCATCCTTGTATTTCCCGTGGTAAAGCTGACTGTGCGCA containing:
- the LOC104107436 gene encoding serine/threonine/tyrosine-protein kinase HT1, producing MDEEVNSWIRRTKFSHTVCHRLDSARLASIPFTIQSGRIAGAKTRPETASPNPRPEPTVARLQRNPTTNKQRTVSPHPETAISDTFKEARSSQKRFSTPHPQRKEHEKKIMSKSFHKDSRGTKSPLLRSPGSRSPANTSPLRHFTSMKFHDKSKSRKDSAWSRYFDHGVGRVSSVETADEYTIDLSKLFLGLRFAHGAHSQLYHGKYKDEAVAVKIIRIPDNDEIGALATRLENQFIREVTLLSRLHHPNVVKFVGACKQPPVFCVVTEYLSEGSLRAYLHKLEHKSLILGKLIALSMDIARGMEYIHSQDIIHRDLKPENILISEEFHLKIADFGIACEEAYCDLLADDPGTYRWMAPEMIKRKSYGRKVDVYGFGLILWEMVAGTIPYEDMTPVQAAFAVVNKNMRPPIPGDCPPAMKALIELCWALQPEKRPEFWQIVKVLEQFESSVAHDGTLNLVQKSMLQDHKKGLHHWIQKLGPVHQNASLHQIASSMPMPKPKFA